One window of the Eucalyptus grandis isolate ANBG69807.140 chromosome 6, ASM1654582v1, whole genome shotgun sequence genome contains the following:
- the LOC104449278 gene encoding transcription initiation factor TFIID subunit 4b isoform X2, with translation MQLQQDESLANPQRNNTLEEVNHPQLKQEQVQDGHQPGQGHQNSIQIKQSPGMQVSEKNSLPMSGPGRVHTLDAESQYLKLQQMSNQQAMVPKQAPNRPNLVKQVPFALLLPVILPQLEKDRAMQLQTLYAKLKEVFARNMRGIVGDRMLKLAVMKMQTQPPLQLQVQGSASALQQHPRMQPASGAKFSDSSPPGQVHSPMNRNGPKSGEVEQIPEPRLMQQQHFQNMQTFPKCGSPGVYHPFSGTNVNIATSSVKTQPNDLQMKQIPNHQSLGSIQPGGAARTISLVTAPKFDRQHPNSDDKKAQSSPLPPFASNVSRQQNLVPWKSSTAKDQSLGAISPSAFVKQEPVDHSSIQQKPQLCSLPGLSSVSAGHLEQRVPKLETSRDNSLEQPSPGAGFLAPANTGTSHQGSLSTTPAQDSKLGSQTASTPAGNNARRPSKKTCLSQKKPLDTLGSSPTPSSKKQKVSGTFTDQSIEQLIDVTAVSGVNLREEEEQLFSGPKEDNRVSEASRRVVQEEEETLILQQAPLQKKLAEIMAQCGVQNISNDVERCLSLSVEERLRSLLCNLIRVSKQRVDVERPRHQTIVTSDVRQHLMILNRKAKEEWEKKQVEAEKLRKQSEPEGSQGVDGDKEKDEGRGKSVKANKEEDDKMRTTAANVAARAAVGGDDMLSKWQLMAEQARQKREGGLEAASQVGKDSQKSSISGRSNKDNQAGKRGQAASGVIRKLGRNQAIASQPKVVRTISVKDVIAVLEREPQMAKSSLIYRLYNKVRSESSGE, from the exons ATGCAACTGCAGCAAGATGAATCTCTTGCCAATCCCCAACGAAATAACACCTTGGAGGAAGTCAATCACCCGCAGTTGAAGCAGGAACAAGTGCAAGATGGTCATCAACCTGGGCAGGGACACCAAAATTCTATCCAGATCAAGCAATCTCCTGGGATGCAAGTGTCAGAAAAGAATTCCCTCCCTATGAGTGGGCCAGGTAGAGTGCATACTCTTGACGCTGAATCTCAGTACTTAAAGTTACAGCAAATGAGCAATCAACAGGCAATGGTCCCCAAGCAAGCACCAAATAGACCAAACCTTGTTAAACAAGTGCCATTTGCATTGTTGCTCCCAGTGATTCTTCCCCAGCTCGAGAAAGACAGAGCCATGCAACTGCAAACCCTCTATGCCAAATTGAAG GAAGTGTTTGCGCGGAACATGAGAGGAATTGTTGGAGACCGGATGCTGAAGTTGGCAGTTATGAAAATGCAAACACAG CCTCCCCTGCAGTTGCAAGTTCAGGGTTCAGCTTCAGCTCTACAGCAGCACCCTAGAATGCAGCCTGCTAGCGGTGCAAAGTTCAGTGATTCATCTCCACCGGGCCAAGTCCATTCCCCAATGAATAGAAATGGTCCAAAGTCTGGAGAGGTGGAACAGATACCAGAGCCTCGATTAATGCAGCAGCAGCATTTTCAGAACATGCAAACATTTCCTAAGTGTGGAAGTCCTGGTGTTTATCATCCATTCAGTGGGACAAATGTAAACATAGCTACTTCATCTGTCAAAACACAACCTAATGATTTACAAATGAAGCAGATTCCAAATCATCAAAGTTTGGGTTCAATTCAGCCAGGAGGGGCAGCTCGGACAATAAGCCTGGTGACTGCACCAAAATTTGATCGGCAGCATCCTAACAGTGATGACAAGAAAGCGCAATCTTCTCCTCTGCCACCATTTGCAAGTAATGTATCACGCCAACAAAATTTAGTTCCTTGGAAATCATCTACTGCTAAAGACCAAAGTTTGGGTGCCATCTCACCATCAGCCTTTGTAAAACAAGAACCTGTTGATCATTCCAGCATTCAACAAAAACCACAGTTGTGTTCCCTTCCCGGATTGTCCTCTGTTTCAGCTGGACATCTTGAGCAAAGAGTTCCCAAACTAGAAACCTCAAGGGACAATTCACTAGAGCAGCCGTCCCCAGGAGCAGGTTTCTTGGCTCCTGCTAATACTGGGACTTCGCATCAGGGTTCTCTTTCCACAACACCAGCTCAGGATTCTAAG CTAGGCTCCCAAACGGCATCCACACCAGCTGGGAATAATGCAAGGAGGCCTTCTAAAAAGACTTGTCTCAGCCAGAAGAAGCCTCTTGACACACTTGGTTCTTCGCCTACTCCCTCAAG TAAGAAGCAAAAGGTATCTGGGACTTTCACAGATCAAAGCATCGAACAACTCATTGATGTCACTGCTGTTAGTGGGGTCAATCTCAGG gaagaagaagaacagttgTTTTCCGGGCCTAAAGAAGACAATCGAGTCTCAGAAGCATCCCGAAGAGTTGtccaagaggaagaggaaactCTGATATTGCAGCAAGCTCCCCTGCAGAAAAAATTGGCGGAGATCA TGGCCCAATGTGGTGTGCAGAATATAAGCAATGACGTAGAGCGGTGTCTGTCTTTG AGTGTGGAGGAAAGGTTGCGCAGCCTACTGTGCAATTTGATAAGAGTCTCCAAGCAG aGGGTTGATGTTGAGAGGCCCAGACATCAGACCATTGTCACTTCAGATGTCCGGCAGCACCTTATGATTTTGAACCGCAAAGCTAAGGAAGAATGGGAGAAGAAACAGGTTGAAGCAGAAAAGCTAAGGAAACAAAGTGAG CCCGAGGGCAGTCAAGGAGTTGATGGTGATAAAGAAAAGGATGAAGGCCGTGGAAAATCCGTGAAG GCAAACAAAGAGGAAGATGACAAGATGAGGACAACTGCCGCAAATGTTGCTGCCCGAGCTGCTGTGGGAGGAGATGACATGTTGTCCAAGTGGCAGCTTATGGCTGAACAAGCTCGTCAAAAGCGTGAGGGAGGGTTGGAAGCAGCCTCTCAGGTCGGTAAAGATAGccaaaaatcttcaatttctggaaGAAGCAATAAAGACAATCAAGCAGGAAAAAGGGGACAGGCTGCATCTG GGGTCATTAGAAAATTAGGAAGGAACCAAGCTATTGCATCACAACCAAAGGTAGTTCGTACAATTTCTGTCAAGGATGTGATTGCTGTTCTGGAAAGGGAACCTCAGATGGCGAAGTCTAGTCTCATCTACCGCCTTTACAATAAAGTTCGTTCTGAATCTAGCGGTGAATAA
- the LOC104449278 gene encoding transcription initiation factor TFIID subunit 4b isoform X1, whose translation MQLQQDESLANPQRNNTLEEVNHPQLKQEQVQDGHQPGQGHQNSIQIKQSPGMQVSEKNSLPMSGPGRVHTLDAESQYLKLQQMSNQQAMVPKQAPNRPNLVKQVPFALLLPVILPQLEKDRAMQLQTLYAKLKNNDIPKEVFARNMRGIVGDRMLKLAVMKMQTQPPLQLQVQGSASALQQHPRMQPASGAKFSDSSPPGQVHSPMNRNGPKSGEVEQIPEPRLMQQQHFQNMQTFPKCGSPGVYHPFSGTNVNIATSSVKTQPNDLQMKQIPNHQSLGSIQPGGAARTISLVTAPKFDRQHPNSDDKKAQSSPLPPFASNVSRQQNLVPWKSSTAKDQSLGAISPSAFVKQEPVDHSSIQQKPQLCSLPGLSSVSAGHLEQRVPKLETSRDNSLEQPSPGAGFLAPANTGTSHQGSLSTTPAQDSKLGSQTASTPAGNNARRPSKKTCLSQKKPLDTLGSSPTPSSKKQKVSGTFTDQSIEQLIDVTAVSGVNLREEEEQLFSGPKEDNRVSEASRRVVQEEEETLILQQAPLQKKLAEIMAQCGVQNISNDVERCLSLSVEERLRSLLCNLIRVSKQRVDVERPRHQTIVTSDVRQHLMILNRKAKEEWEKKQVEAEKLRKQSEPEGSQGVDGDKEKDEGRGKSVKANKEEDDKMRTTAANVAARAAVGGDDMLSKWQLMAEQARQKREGGLEAASQVGKDSQKSSISGRSNKDNQAGKRGQAASGVIRKLGRNQAIASQPKVVRTISVKDVIAVLEREPQMAKSSLIYRLYNKVRSESSGE comes from the exons ATGCAACTGCAGCAAGATGAATCTCTTGCCAATCCCCAACGAAATAACACCTTGGAGGAAGTCAATCACCCGCAGTTGAAGCAGGAACAAGTGCAAGATGGTCATCAACCTGGGCAGGGACACCAAAATTCTATCCAGATCAAGCAATCTCCTGGGATGCAAGTGTCAGAAAAGAATTCCCTCCCTATGAGTGGGCCAGGTAGAGTGCATACTCTTGACGCTGAATCTCAGTACTTAAAGTTACAGCAAATGAGCAATCAACAGGCAATGGTCCCCAAGCAAGCACCAAATAGACCAAACCTTGTTAAACAAGTGCCATTTGCATTGTTGCTCCCAGTGATTCTTCCCCAGCTCGAGAAAGACAGAGCCATGCAACTGCAAACCCTCTATGCCAAATTGAAG AACAATGATATTCCCAAGGAAGTGTTTGCGCGGAACATGAGAGGAATTGTTGGAGACCGGATGCTGAAGTTGGCAGTTATGAAAATGCAAACACAG CCTCCCCTGCAGTTGCAAGTTCAGGGTTCAGCTTCAGCTCTACAGCAGCACCCTAGAATGCAGCCTGCTAGCGGTGCAAAGTTCAGTGATTCATCTCCACCGGGCCAAGTCCATTCCCCAATGAATAGAAATGGTCCAAAGTCTGGAGAGGTGGAACAGATACCAGAGCCTCGATTAATGCAGCAGCAGCATTTTCAGAACATGCAAACATTTCCTAAGTGTGGAAGTCCTGGTGTTTATCATCCATTCAGTGGGACAAATGTAAACATAGCTACTTCATCTGTCAAAACACAACCTAATGATTTACAAATGAAGCAGATTCCAAATCATCAAAGTTTGGGTTCAATTCAGCCAGGAGGGGCAGCTCGGACAATAAGCCTGGTGACTGCACCAAAATTTGATCGGCAGCATCCTAACAGTGATGACAAGAAAGCGCAATCTTCTCCTCTGCCACCATTTGCAAGTAATGTATCACGCCAACAAAATTTAGTTCCTTGGAAATCATCTACTGCTAAAGACCAAAGTTTGGGTGCCATCTCACCATCAGCCTTTGTAAAACAAGAACCTGTTGATCATTCCAGCATTCAACAAAAACCACAGTTGTGTTCCCTTCCCGGATTGTCCTCTGTTTCAGCTGGACATCTTGAGCAAAGAGTTCCCAAACTAGAAACCTCAAGGGACAATTCACTAGAGCAGCCGTCCCCAGGAGCAGGTTTCTTGGCTCCTGCTAATACTGGGACTTCGCATCAGGGTTCTCTTTCCACAACACCAGCTCAGGATTCTAAG CTAGGCTCCCAAACGGCATCCACACCAGCTGGGAATAATGCAAGGAGGCCTTCTAAAAAGACTTGTCTCAGCCAGAAGAAGCCTCTTGACACACTTGGTTCTTCGCCTACTCCCTCAAG TAAGAAGCAAAAGGTATCTGGGACTTTCACAGATCAAAGCATCGAACAACTCATTGATGTCACTGCTGTTAGTGGGGTCAATCTCAGG gaagaagaagaacagttgTTTTCCGGGCCTAAAGAAGACAATCGAGTCTCAGAAGCATCCCGAAGAGTTGtccaagaggaagaggaaactCTGATATTGCAGCAAGCTCCCCTGCAGAAAAAATTGGCGGAGATCA TGGCCCAATGTGGTGTGCAGAATATAAGCAATGACGTAGAGCGGTGTCTGTCTTTG AGTGTGGAGGAAAGGTTGCGCAGCCTACTGTGCAATTTGATAAGAGTCTCCAAGCAG aGGGTTGATGTTGAGAGGCCCAGACATCAGACCATTGTCACTTCAGATGTCCGGCAGCACCTTATGATTTTGAACCGCAAAGCTAAGGAAGAATGGGAGAAGAAACAGGTTGAAGCAGAAAAGCTAAGGAAACAAAGTGAG CCCGAGGGCAGTCAAGGAGTTGATGGTGATAAAGAAAAGGATGAAGGCCGTGGAAAATCCGTGAAG GCAAACAAAGAGGAAGATGACAAGATGAGGACAACTGCCGCAAATGTTGCTGCCCGAGCTGCTGTGGGAGGAGATGACATGTTGTCCAAGTGGCAGCTTATGGCTGAACAAGCTCGTCAAAAGCGTGAGGGAGGGTTGGAAGCAGCCTCTCAGGTCGGTAAAGATAGccaaaaatcttcaatttctggaaGAAGCAATAAAGACAATCAAGCAGGAAAAAGGGGACAGGCTGCATCTG GGGTCATTAGAAAATTAGGAAGGAACCAAGCTATTGCATCACAACCAAAGGTAGTTCGTACAATTTCTGTCAAGGATGTGATTGCTGTTCTGGAAAGGGAACCTCAGATGGCGAAGTCTAGTCTCATCTACCGCCTTTACAATAAAGTTCGTTCTGAATCTAGCGGTGAATAA
- the LOC104449278 gene encoding transcription initiation factor TFIID subunit 4b isoform X4 has product MQLQQDESLANPQRNNTLEEVNHPQLKQEQVQDGHQPGQGHQNSIQIKQSPGMQVSEKNSLPMSGPVILPQLEKDRAMQLQTLYAKLKEVFARNMRGIVGDRMLKLAVMKMQTQPPLQLQVQGSASALQQHPRMQPASGAKFSDSSPPGQVHSPMNRNGPKSGEVEQIPEPRLMQQQHFQNMQTFPKCGSPGVYHPFSGTNVNIATSSVKTQPNDLQMKQIPNHQSLGSIQPGGAARTISLVTAPKFDRQHPNSDDKKAQSSPLPPFASNVSRQQNLVPWKSSTAKDQSLGAISPSAFVKQEPVDHSSIQQKPQLCSLPGLSSVSAGHLEQRVPKLETSRDNSLEQPSPGAGFLAPANTGTSHQGSLSTTPAQDSKLGSQTASTPAGNNARRPSKKTCLSQKKPLDTLGSSPTPSSKKQKVSGTFTDQSIEQLIDVTAVSGVNLREEEEQLFSGPKEDNRVSEASRRVVQEEEETLILQQAPLQKKLAEIMAQCGVQNISNDVERCLSLSVEERLRSLLCNLIRVSKQRVDVERPRHQTIVTSDVRQHLMILNRKAKEEWEKKQVEAEKLRKQSEPEGSQGVDGDKEKDEGRGKSVKANKEEDDKMRTTAANVAARAAVGGDDMLSKWQLMAEQARQKREGGLEAASQVGKDSQKSSISGRSNKDNQAGKRGQAASGVIRKLGRNQAIASQPKVVRTISVKDVIAVLEREPQMAKSSLIYRLYNKVRSESSGE; this is encoded by the exons ATGCAACTGCAGCAAGATGAATCTCTTGCCAATCCCCAACGAAATAACACCTTGGAGGAAGTCAATCACCCGCAGTTGAAGCAGGAACAAGTGCAAGATGGTCATCAACCTGGGCAGGGACACCAAAATTCTATCCAGATCAAGCAATCTCCTGGGATGCAAGTGTCAGAAAAGAATTCCCTCCCTATGAGTGGGCCAG TGATTCTTCCCCAGCTCGAGAAAGACAGAGCCATGCAACTGCAAACCCTCTATGCCAAATTGAAG GAAGTGTTTGCGCGGAACATGAGAGGAATTGTTGGAGACCGGATGCTGAAGTTGGCAGTTATGAAAATGCAAACACAG CCTCCCCTGCAGTTGCAAGTTCAGGGTTCAGCTTCAGCTCTACAGCAGCACCCTAGAATGCAGCCTGCTAGCGGTGCAAAGTTCAGTGATTCATCTCCACCGGGCCAAGTCCATTCCCCAATGAATAGAAATGGTCCAAAGTCTGGAGAGGTGGAACAGATACCAGAGCCTCGATTAATGCAGCAGCAGCATTTTCAGAACATGCAAACATTTCCTAAGTGTGGAAGTCCTGGTGTTTATCATCCATTCAGTGGGACAAATGTAAACATAGCTACTTCATCTGTCAAAACACAACCTAATGATTTACAAATGAAGCAGATTCCAAATCATCAAAGTTTGGGTTCAATTCAGCCAGGAGGGGCAGCTCGGACAATAAGCCTGGTGACTGCACCAAAATTTGATCGGCAGCATCCTAACAGTGATGACAAGAAAGCGCAATCTTCTCCTCTGCCACCATTTGCAAGTAATGTATCACGCCAACAAAATTTAGTTCCTTGGAAATCATCTACTGCTAAAGACCAAAGTTTGGGTGCCATCTCACCATCAGCCTTTGTAAAACAAGAACCTGTTGATCATTCCAGCATTCAACAAAAACCACAGTTGTGTTCCCTTCCCGGATTGTCCTCTGTTTCAGCTGGACATCTTGAGCAAAGAGTTCCCAAACTAGAAACCTCAAGGGACAATTCACTAGAGCAGCCGTCCCCAGGAGCAGGTTTCTTGGCTCCTGCTAATACTGGGACTTCGCATCAGGGTTCTCTTTCCACAACACCAGCTCAGGATTCTAAG CTAGGCTCCCAAACGGCATCCACACCAGCTGGGAATAATGCAAGGAGGCCTTCTAAAAAGACTTGTCTCAGCCAGAAGAAGCCTCTTGACACACTTGGTTCTTCGCCTACTCCCTCAAG TAAGAAGCAAAAGGTATCTGGGACTTTCACAGATCAAAGCATCGAACAACTCATTGATGTCACTGCTGTTAGTGGGGTCAATCTCAGG gaagaagaagaacagttgTTTTCCGGGCCTAAAGAAGACAATCGAGTCTCAGAAGCATCCCGAAGAGTTGtccaagaggaagaggaaactCTGATATTGCAGCAAGCTCCCCTGCAGAAAAAATTGGCGGAGATCA TGGCCCAATGTGGTGTGCAGAATATAAGCAATGACGTAGAGCGGTGTCTGTCTTTG AGTGTGGAGGAAAGGTTGCGCAGCCTACTGTGCAATTTGATAAGAGTCTCCAAGCAG aGGGTTGATGTTGAGAGGCCCAGACATCAGACCATTGTCACTTCAGATGTCCGGCAGCACCTTATGATTTTGAACCGCAAAGCTAAGGAAGAATGGGAGAAGAAACAGGTTGAAGCAGAAAAGCTAAGGAAACAAAGTGAG CCCGAGGGCAGTCAAGGAGTTGATGGTGATAAAGAAAAGGATGAAGGCCGTGGAAAATCCGTGAAG GCAAACAAAGAGGAAGATGACAAGATGAGGACAACTGCCGCAAATGTTGCTGCCCGAGCTGCTGTGGGAGGAGATGACATGTTGTCCAAGTGGCAGCTTATGGCTGAACAAGCTCGTCAAAAGCGTGAGGGAGGGTTGGAAGCAGCCTCTCAGGTCGGTAAAGATAGccaaaaatcttcaatttctggaaGAAGCAATAAAGACAATCAAGCAGGAAAAAGGGGACAGGCTGCATCTG GGGTCATTAGAAAATTAGGAAGGAACCAAGCTATTGCATCACAACCAAAGGTAGTTCGTACAATTTCTGTCAAGGATGTGATTGCTGTTCTGGAAAGGGAACCTCAGATGGCGAAGTCTAGTCTCATCTACCGCCTTTACAATAAAGTTCGTTCTGAATCTAGCGGTGAATAA
- the LOC104449278 gene encoding transcription initiation factor TFIID subunit 4b isoform X3 — translation MQLQQDESLANPQRNNTLEEVNHPQLKQEQVQDGHQPGQGHQNSIQIKQSPGMQVSEKNSLPMSGPVILPQLEKDRAMQLQTLYAKLKNNDIPKEVFARNMRGIVGDRMLKLAVMKMQTQPPLQLQVQGSASALQQHPRMQPASGAKFSDSSPPGQVHSPMNRNGPKSGEVEQIPEPRLMQQQHFQNMQTFPKCGSPGVYHPFSGTNVNIATSSVKTQPNDLQMKQIPNHQSLGSIQPGGAARTISLVTAPKFDRQHPNSDDKKAQSSPLPPFASNVSRQQNLVPWKSSTAKDQSLGAISPSAFVKQEPVDHSSIQQKPQLCSLPGLSSVSAGHLEQRVPKLETSRDNSLEQPSPGAGFLAPANTGTSHQGSLSTTPAQDSKLGSQTASTPAGNNARRPSKKTCLSQKKPLDTLGSSPTPSSKKQKVSGTFTDQSIEQLIDVTAVSGVNLREEEEQLFSGPKEDNRVSEASRRVVQEEEETLILQQAPLQKKLAEIMAQCGVQNISNDVERCLSLSVEERLRSLLCNLIRVSKQRVDVERPRHQTIVTSDVRQHLMILNRKAKEEWEKKQVEAEKLRKQSEPEGSQGVDGDKEKDEGRGKSVKANKEEDDKMRTTAANVAARAAVGGDDMLSKWQLMAEQARQKREGGLEAASQVGKDSQKSSISGRSNKDNQAGKRGQAASGVIRKLGRNQAIASQPKVVRTISVKDVIAVLEREPQMAKSSLIYRLYNKVRSESSGE, via the exons ATGCAACTGCAGCAAGATGAATCTCTTGCCAATCCCCAACGAAATAACACCTTGGAGGAAGTCAATCACCCGCAGTTGAAGCAGGAACAAGTGCAAGATGGTCATCAACCTGGGCAGGGACACCAAAATTCTATCCAGATCAAGCAATCTCCTGGGATGCAAGTGTCAGAAAAGAATTCCCTCCCTATGAGTGGGCCAG TGATTCTTCCCCAGCTCGAGAAAGACAGAGCCATGCAACTGCAAACCCTCTATGCCAAATTGAAG AACAATGATATTCCCAAGGAAGTGTTTGCGCGGAACATGAGAGGAATTGTTGGAGACCGGATGCTGAAGTTGGCAGTTATGAAAATGCAAACACAG CCTCCCCTGCAGTTGCAAGTTCAGGGTTCAGCTTCAGCTCTACAGCAGCACCCTAGAATGCAGCCTGCTAGCGGTGCAAAGTTCAGTGATTCATCTCCACCGGGCCAAGTCCATTCCCCAATGAATAGAAATGGTCCAAAGTCTGGAGAGGTGGAACAGATACCAGAGCCTCGATTAATGCAGCAGCAGCATTTTCAGAACATGCAAACATTTCCTAAGTGTGGAAGTCCTGGTGTTTATCATCCATTCAGTGGGACAAATGTAAACATAGCTACTTCATCTGTCAAAACACAACCTAATGATTTACAAATGAAGCAGATTCCAAATCATCAAAGTTTGGGTTCAATTCAGCCAGGAGGGGCAGCTCGGACAATAAGCCTGGTGACTGCACCAAAATTTGATCGGCAGCATCCTAACAGTGATGACAAGAAAGCGCAATCTTCTCCTCTGCCACCATTTGCAAGTAATGTATCACGCCAACAAAATTTAGTTCCTTGGAAATCATCTACTGCTAAAGACCAAAGTTTGGGTGCCATCTCACCATCAGCCTTTGTAAAACAAGAACCTGTTGATCATTCCAGCATTCAACAAAAACCACAGTTGTGTTCCCTTCCCGGATTGTCCTCTGTTTCAGCTGGACATCTTGAGCAAAGAGTTCCCAAACTAGAAACCTCAAGGGACAATTCACTAGAGCAGCCGTCCCCAGGAGCAGGTTTCTTGGCTCCTGCTAATACTGGGACTTCGCATCAGGGTTCTCTTTCCACAACACCAGCTCAGGATTCTAAG CTAGGCTCCCAAACGGCATCCACACCAGCTGGGAATAATGCAAGGAGGCCTTCTAAAAAGACTTGTCTCAGCCAGAAGAAGCCTCTTGACACACTTGGTTCTTCGCCTACTCCCTCAAG TAAGAAGCAAAAGGTATCTGGGACTTTCACAGATCAAAGCATCGAACAACTCATTGATGTCACTGCTGTTAGTGGGGTCAATCTCAGG gaagaagaagaacagttgTTTTCCGGGCCTAAAGAAGACAATCGAGTCTCAGAAGCATCCCGAAGAGTTGtccaagaggaagaggaaactCTGATATTGCAGCAAGCTCCCCTGCAGAAAAAATTGGCGGAGATCA TGGCCCAATGTGGTGTGCAGAATATAAGCAATGACGTAGAGCGGTGTCTGTCTTTG AGTGTGGAGGAAAGGTTGCGCAGCCTACTGTGCAATTTGATAAGAGTCTCCAAGCAG aGGGTTGATGTTGAGAGGCCCAGACATCAGACCATTGTCACTTCAGATGTCCGGCAGCACCTTATGATTTTGAACCGCAAAGCTAAGGAAGAATGGGAGAAGAAACAGGTTGAAGCAGAAAAGCTAAGGAAACAAAGTGAG CCCGAGGGCAGTCAAGGAGTTGATGGTGATAAAGAAAAGGATGAAGGCCGTGGAAAATCCGTGAAG GCAAACAAAGAGGAAGATGACAAGATGAGGACAACTGCCGCAAATGTTGCTGCCCGAGCTGCTGTGGGAGGAGATGACATGTTGTCCAAGTGGCAGCTTATGGCTGAACAAGCTCGTCAAAAGCGTGAGGGAGGGTTGGAAGCAGCCTCTCAGGTCGGTAAAGATAGccaaaaatcttcaatttctggaaGAAGCAATAAAGACAATCAAGCAGGAAAAAGGGGACAGGCTGCATCTG GGGTCATTAGAAAATTAGGAAGGAACCAAGCTATTGCATCACAACCAAAGGTAGTTCGTACAATTTCTGTCAAGGATGTGATTGCTGTTCTGGAAAGGGAACCTCAGATGGCGAAGTCTAGTCTCATCTACCGCCTTTACAATAAAGTTCGTTCTGAATCTAGCGGTGAATAA